Proteins found in one Streptomyces sp. NBC_00461 genomic segment:
- a CDS encoding M23 family metallopeptidase — protein sequence MAFTRATGKHRRPTRMHRTTTRAAGVAALAATGVVGAQAAPALAAESSVEQTGLNPVITIGDTIADKIDAQADAQKQAAEEAARKKAALEAARKKAAAKAEAEREAKERAAREAERKRLNTFVAPISNSYVSTGYKTGGSLWSSGSHTGIDFHAASGTTVHAVGAGTVVETGWGGAYGNQIVIRMHDGMYTQYGHLSSIGVSVGQTVTPGQQIGVSGATGNTTGPHLHFEARTTAEYGSDIDPVAYLRSHGVNV from the coding sequence ATGGCGTTCACGCGCGCCACCGGGAAGCACCGTCGTCCCACGCGGATGCACCGCACCACCACCCGCGCCGCAGGGGTCGCGGCTCTCGCCGCCACCGGCGTCGTCGGCGCCCAGGCCGCTCCGGCCCTCGCCGCCGAGAGCTCCGTCGAGCAGACCGGCCTCAACCCTGTCATCACCATCGGCGACACGATCGCCGACAAGATCGACGCCCAGGCCGACGCCCAGAAGCAGGCCGCCGAGGAGGCCGCCCGCAAGAAGGCGGCCCTGGAGGCGGCGCGCAAGAAGGCCGCCGCGAAGGCCGAGGCGGAGCGCGAGGCCAAGGAGCGCGCCGCGCGCGAGGCAGAGCGCAAGCGCCTCAACACCTTCGTCGCGCCGATCTCGAACTCGTACGTCTCGACGGGCTACAAGACCGGCGGCTCCCTGTGGTCCTCCGGCAGCCACACGGGCATCGACTTCCACGCCGCGAGCGGCACGACCGTCCACGCGGTCGGCGCCGGCACCGTCGTCGAGACCGGCTGGGGCGGCGCCTACGGCAACCAGATAGTGATCAGGATGCACGACGGCATGTACACCCAGTACGGCCACCTGTCGTCCATCGGTGTCTCGGTGGGCCAGACGGTCACCCCGGGGCAGCAGATAGGCGTCTCCGGCGCGACCGGCAACACCACCGGACCGCACCTGCACTTCGAGGCCCGTACGACCGCCGAGTACGGCTCGGACATCGACCCCGTCGCCTACCTGCGCTCGCACGGCGTGAACGTCTGA
- a CDS encoding GntR family transcriptional regulator: protein MRIPAHSVCTAIRDDIVAGVHERGGRLTEEVLARRYGVSRVPVREALRTLEAEGFVVTRRHAGACVAEPTEQEAADLLEMRMLLEPLGASRAAQRRTEAHLKVLRGLVRLGQERARRGNSEDLRSLGNWFHETLAQASGSPALTSMLTQLRHKIAWMYAVEAPADPVESWAEHGAIVDAVARGDSERARAVTTLHTERSSGVHRLRFAPGADRADRVRNSQHAVNMSSLRH from the coding sequence ATGCGTATTCCGGCGCACTCGGTGTGCACGGCGATCCGGGACGACATCGTCGCCGGTGTCCACGAGCGTGGCGGCCGCCTCACCGAGGAAGTTCTGGCCCGCCGCTACGGCGTCTCGCGCGTTCCCGTCCGCGAGGCCCTGCGCACGCTGGAGGCCGAGGGCTTCGTGGTGACCCGACGGCACGCGGGCGCCTGCGTGGCGGAACCGACCGAGCAGGAGGCCGCCGACCTGCTGGAGATGCGCATGCTCCTGGAGCCGCTCGGTGCCTCACGGGCCGCCCAGCGGCGCACCGAGGCCCATCTCAAGGTCCTGCGCGGCCTGGTGAGACTGGGCCAGGAGCGGGCCAGGAGGGGCAACAGCGAGGATCTGCGCTCCCTGGGGAACTGGTTCCACGAGACGCTCGCCCAGGCCTCCGGCAGCCCCGCGCTGACTTCGATGCTGACCCAGCTGCGCCACAAGATCGCCTGGATGTACGCCGTGGAGGCGCCCGCCGACCCCGTGGAGTCCTGGGCGGAGCACGGCGCGATCGTCGACGCCGTGGCCCGCGGCGACAGCGAGCGCGCGCGGGCGGTCACGACGCTGCACACCGAGCGTTCCAGCGGGGTGCACCGGCTGCGATTCGCCCCCGGTGCCGATCGCGCCGACCGTGTGAGGAACTCGCAACATGCCGTAAACATGTCGAGCCTGCGTCATTAA
- a CDS encoding DNA gyrase/topoisomerase IV subunit A, with protein MARRSTKTPPPDDSYEEKILDIDVVDEMQGSFLEYAYSVIYSRALPDARDGLKPVHRRIVYQMNEMGLRPDRGYVKCARVVGEVMGKLHPHGDASIYDALVRMAQPFSMRVPLVDGHGNFGSLGNDDPPAAMRYTECRQAQATSLMTESIDEDTVDFTPNYDGQEQEPVALPAAFPNLLVNGSSGIAVGMATNMPPHNLAEVIAAARHLIRFPNADLDTLMKFVPGPDLPTGGRIVGLAGIRDAYESGRGTFKIRATVEIETVTARRKGLVITELPFAVGPEKVIAKIKDLVGSKKIQGIADVKDLTDRAHGLRLVIEIKNGFVPEAVLEQLYKLTPMEESFGINNVALVDGQPLTLGLKELLEVYLDHRFEVVRRRSEFRRTKRRDRLHLVEGLLTALVDIDEVIRLIRSSENSAQAKERLMERFSLSEVQTQYILDTPLRRLTKFDRIELESEKERLNAEIAELTRILESDAELRKLVSTELAAVAKKFGTDRRTVLLEASGAPAAAVPLQVADDPCRILLSSTGLLARTSNGEPFGEDADARRVKHDVIVSAVPATARGEIGAVTSSGRLLRINVVDLPQLPDTASAPNLAGGAPLSEFISLEDGETVVCLITLDESSPGLALGTEQGIVKRVVPDYPSNKEELEVITLKDGDRIVGAIELRTGEEDLVFITDDAQLLRYQASQVRPQGRPAGGMAGIKLTEGAKVISFTAVDPAADAVVFTVAGSRGTLDDSVQTTAKLTPFDQYPRKGRATGGVRCQRFLKGEDCLSLAWAGPVPAKAAQKNGTPADLPEIDPRRDGSGVSLAKTVAVVAGPV; from the coding sequence ATGGCCCGCCGCAGCACGAAGACCCCGCCGCCCGACGATTCGTACGAGGAGAAGATCCTCGACATCGACGTCGTCGACGAGATGCAGGGCTCCTTCCTCGAGTACGCGTACTCGGTCATCTACTCCCGAGCCCTGCCCGACGCCCGCGACGGTCTCAAGCCGGTGCACCGCCGCATCGTCTACCAGATGAACGAGATGGGGCTGCGCCCCGACCGCGGCTATGTGAAGTGCGCGCGCGTGGTCGGCGAGGTCATGGGCAAGCTGCACCCCCACGGCGACGCGTCGATCTACGACGCCCTGGTGCGCATGGCCCAGCCCTTCTCCATGCGCGTGCCGCTGGTCGACGGCCACGGCAACTTCGGCTCGCTGGGCAACGACGACCCGCCGGCCGCCATGCGCTACACCGAGTGCCGCCAGGCCCAGGCGACGAGCCTGATGACGGAGTCGATCGACGAGGACACGGTCGACTTCACGCCCAACTACGACGGCCAGGAGCAGGAGCCGGTCGCCCTGCCCGCCGCCTTCCCGAACCTCCTGGTGAACGGCTCCTCGGGCATCGCGGTCGGCATGGCGACGAACATGCCCCCGCACAACCTCGCCGAGGTCATCGCGGCCGCCCGGCACCTGATCCGCTTCCCGAACGCGGATCTGGACACGTTGATGAAGTTCGTACCGGGCCCCGACCTGCCCACCGGCGGCCGCATCGTCGGCCTCGCCGGCATCCGGGACGCCTACGAGTCGGGCCGCGGCACCTTCAAGATCCGCGCCACGGTGGAGATCGAAACCGTCACGGCGCGCCGCAAGGGCCTGGTCATCACCGAACTGCCCTTCGCGGTCGGCCCCGAGAAGGTCATCGCCAAGATCAAGGACCTGGTCGGCTCCAAGAAGATCCAGGGCATCGCCGACGTCAAGGACCTCACCGACCGCGCGCACGGCCTGCGCCTGGTCATCGAGATCAAGAACGGCTTCGTGCCGGAGGCCGTCCTGGAGCAGCTGTACAAGCTGACGCCGATGGAGGAGTCCTTCGGCATCAACAACGTCGCCCTGGTGGACGGCCAGCCGCTGACGCTGGGTCTCAAGGAGCTCCTGGAGGTCTACCTCGACCACCGCTTCGAGGTCGTACGGCGGCGCAGCGAGTTCCGCCGCACCAAGCGGCGCGACCGTCTGCACCTGGTGGAGGGCCTGCTGACCGCCCTCGTCGACATCGACGAGGTCATCCGGCTGATCCGCTCCAGCGAGAACTCCGCGCAGGCCAAGGAGCGCCTGATGGAGCGCTTCTCCCTGTCGGAGGTCCAGACCCAGTACATTCTGGACACCCCGCTGCGCCGCCTCACCAAGTTCGACCGGATCGAGCTGGAGTCGGAGAAGGAGCGGCTGAACGCGGAGATCGCGGAGCTGACCCGGATCCTCGAGTCGGACGCGGAGCTGCGCAAGCTGGTCTCCACCGAACTGGCCGCGGTGGCCAAGAAGTTCGGCACCGATCGGCGCACGGTCCTGCTGGAGGCGTCGGGCGCCCCCGCGGCCGCCGTACCGCTGCAGGTCGCGGACGACCCGTGCCGGATCCTGCTCTCCTCGACGGGCCTGCTGGCCCGCACGTCGAACGGCGAGCCCTTCGGGGAGGACGCCGACGCCCGGCGCGTGAAGCACGACGTGATCGTCTCGGCGGTCCCGGCCACGGCTCGCGGCGAGATCGGCGCGGTGACCTCCTCCGGCCGCCTGCTGCGGATCAACGTCGTCGACCTCCCGCAGCTCCCGGACACGGCGTCGGCGCCGAACCTCGCGGGCGGAGCACCCCTGTCGGAGTTCATCTCCCTGGAGGACGGCGAGACGGTGGTCTGCCTGATCACGCTCGACGAGTCCTCCCCCGGCCTCGCCCTCGGCACGGAACAGGGCATCGTCAAGCGTGTGGTCCCCGACTACCCGTCCAACAAGGAGGAGTTGGAGGTCATCACGCTCAAGGACGGTGACCGGATCGTCGGCGCGATCGAGCTGCGCACCGGCGAGGAGGACCTCGTCTTCATCACGGACGACGCACAGCTGCTGCGCTACCAGGCCTCCCAGGTCCGTCCCCAGGGCCGTCCGGCGGGCGGCATGGCGGGCATCAAGCTCACCGAGGGCGCGAAGGTCATCTCCTTCACGGCCGTCGACCCGGCGGCGGACGCGGTCGTGTTCACGGTCGCGGGCTCGCGCGGCACGCTCGACGACTCGGTCCAGACGACGGCCAAGCTCACCCCGTTCGACCAGTACCCGCGCAAGGGCCGCGCCACCGGCGGCGTCCGCTGCCAGCGGTTCCTGAAGGGTGAGGACTGCCTGTCCCTGGCCTGGGCGGGCCCCGTCCCTGCCAAGGCGGCGCAGAAGAACGGCACCCCGGCCGACCTCCCGGAGATCGACCCGCGCCGCGACGGCTCGGGGGTGTCCCTGGCGAAGACGGTGGCGGTGGTGGCGGGACCCGTCTAG
- a CDS encoding bifunctional acetate--CoA ligase family protein/GNAT family N-acetyltransferase, whose product MQTSPDRHEYPAHWEADVVLRDGGTARIRPITVDDAERLVSFYEQVSDESKYYRFFAPYPRLSAKDVHRFTHHDFVDRVGLAATVGGEFIATVRYDRIGADGMPASVPADEAEVAFLVQDAHQGRGVASALLEHIAAVARERAIRRFAAEVLPANVKMIKVFTDAGYTQKRSFEDGVVRLEFDLEPTDRSLAVQRAREQRAEARSVRRLLVPGSVAVVGTGRTPGGVGRGILDNIRDAGFTGSLHAVNKALPEDVKELDGVPAHRSVRDIDGPVDLAVVAVPAEQVPEVVTECGEHGVQGLVVISAGYAESGPEGRERQRELVRHARTYGMRIIGPNAFGVINTSSDVRLNASLAPEMPRPGRIGLFAQSGAIGIALLSRLQRRGGGVTGVTGVSTFVSSGNRADVSGNDVIQYWYDDPDTDVVLMYLESIGNPRKFTRLARRTAAAKPLVVVQGAGSAPQGHAVRATRLPHTTVSALLRQAGVIRVDTITELVDAGLLLARQPLPAGPRVAILGNSESLGLLTYDACLSEGLRPARPLDLTTAASAGDFHAALSRALGDDSCDAVVVTAIPAIGEGSPGDAELAEALRSAAEAVPGKPVLVVHVELGGLAEALSAATSTAPQPDTAASGTRRLRPSQQLPAPVRAPQPTAPDTGPRLIPAYPAAERAVRALAEAVHYAQWRREAAEPGKVPEYEDIDEKGAARLIGGMLARGQGLTLGTAETRDLLGRYGIAVREAVPAFTPDDAARAAAGIGYPVALKATAPHLRHRADLGGVRLDLADEEQLRRAYAELTELFGKPEELRPVVQGMAPRGVDTVVRAVIDPAAGAVLSFGLAGAASQLLGDMAHRLVPVTDRDATSLVRSIRTAPLLFGWRGSTPVDTPALEELLLRVSRLVDDHPEVVAVTLEPVVVAPQGLSVLGVSVRLAPPPVRDDLGPRTLPVY is encoded by the coding sequence ATGCAGACCTCGCCGGACCGGCACGAGTACCCCGCGCACTGGGAGGCCGACGTGGTGCTGCGCGACGGCGGCACCGCGCGCATCCGCCCCATCACCGTTGATGACGCCGAGCGCCTGGTCAGCTTCTACGAGCAGGTGTCGGACGAGTCGAAGTACTACCGCTTCTTCGCGCCCTACCCTCGCCTGTCCGCCAAGGACGTCCACCGCTTCACGCACCACGACTTTGTGGACCGGGTGGGACTCGCGGCCACGGTCGGCGGCGAGTTCATCGCCACCGTACGCTACGACCGCATCGGCGCCGATGGCATGCCCGCGTCGGTGCCGGCCGACGAGGCCGAGGTGGCCTTCCTCGTCCAGGACGCCCACCAGGGGCGCGGTGTCGCGTCCGCCCTCCTGGAGCACATCGCCGCCGTCGCCCGCGAGCGCGCCATCCGCCGCTTCGCCGCCGAGGTGCTGCCCGCCAACGTCAAGATGATCAAGGTGTTCACGGACGCGGGCTACACCCAGAAGCGCAGCTTCGAGGACGGCGTCGTACGCCTGGAGTTCGACCTCGAACCCACCGACCGCTCCCTCGCGGTACAGCGCGCCCGGGAGCAGCGCGCCGAGGCGCGGTCCGTACGGCGGCTGCTCGTGCCGGGCTCGGTCGCCGTCGTCGGCACCGGGCGCACGCCGGGAGGCGTGGGCCGCGGCATCCTCGACAACATCCGCGACGCCGGCTTCACCGGGTCGCTCCACGCCGTGAACAAGGCACTTCCCGAAGACGTCAAAGAACTCGACGGCGTCCCGGCGCACCGTTCGGTGCGGGACATCGACGGGCCCGTCGACCTCGCGGTCGTCGCCGTGCCGGCCGAGCAGGTCCCCGAGGTGGTCACCGAGTGCGGCGAGCACGGTGTGCAGGGGCTCGTCGTCATCTCCGCCGGGTACGCCGAGAGCGGGCCCGAAGGACGCGAGCGCCAGCGCGAACTCGTGCGGCACGCGCGCACGTACGGCATGCGCATCATCGGACCGAACGCCTTCGGGGTCATCAACACCTCCTCCGACGTACGGCTGAACGCCTCGCTCGCCCCCGAGATGCCCCGCCCCGGCCGGATCGGGCTGTTCGCACAGTCCGGCGCCATCGGCATCGCGCTGCTGTCCCGGCTGCAGCGCCGCGGCGGGGGAGTCACGGGCGTCACGGGCGTGTCCACCTTCGTGTCCTCCGGCAACCGCGCGGACGTGTCCGGCAACGACGTGATCCAGTACTGGTACGACGACCCGGACACCGATGTCGTCCTCATGTACCTGGAGTCCATCGGCAACCCCCGCAAGTTCACCCGCCTCGCCCGGCGGACGGCGGCGGCGAAGCCGCTGGTCGTGGTCCAGGGCGCCGGCAGCGCCCCCCAGGGACATGCCGTACGGGCGACACGGCTGCCGCACACGACCGTGTCCGCGCTGCTCAGGCAGGCCGGCGTGATCCGCGTGGACACCATCACCGAGCTGGTCGACGCGGGGCTGCTGCTCGCCCGGCAGCCGCTGCCGGCGGGGCCGCGGGTGGCGATCCTCGGGAACTCCGAGTCGCTGGGGCTGCTGACGTACGACGCGTGTCTCTCCGAGGGACTCAGGCCCGCGCGACCGCTGGACCTGACGACGGCGGCCTCGGCGGGCGACTTCCACGCCGCCCTGTCGCGCGCCCTCGGGGACGACTCGTGCGACGCGGTGGTGGTGACGGCCATCCCGGCGATCGGCGAGGGATCGCCCGGGGACGCCGAACTGGCGGAGGCGCTGCGATCGGCCGCGGAGGCGGTCCCCGGAAAGCCCGTGCTGGTGGTGCACGTGGAGCTCGGCGGGCTCGCGGAGGCGCTGTCGGCCGCGACGAGCACCGCACCGCAGCCCGACACCGCGGCCTCCGGCACCCGCCGGCTCCGCCCCTCGCAACAACTGCCCGCCCCGGTACGGGCACCGCAACCCACCGCCCCCGACACCGGCCCCCGCCTCATCCCCGCCTACCCCGCCGCCGAGCGCGCCGTCCGCGCCCTCGCCGAGGCCGTGCACTACGCCCAGTGGCGGCGGGAAGCGGCCGAGCCCGGCAAGGTGCCCGAGTACGAGGACATCGACGAGAAGGGCGCCGCCCGGCTCATCGGCGGCATGCTCGCGCGCGGGCAGGGCCTCACGCTCGGCACCGCGGAGACCCGCGACCTGCTCGGGCGGTACGGCATCGCCGTACGCGAGGCGGTTCCCGCCTTCACCCCTGACGACGCCGCGCGGGCCGCCGCCGGCATCGGCTACCCCGTCGCCCTCAAGGCCACCGCCCCGCACCTGCGGCACCGTGCCGACCTGGGCGGCGTACGGCTGGATCTCGCGGACGAGGAGCAACTGCGGCGGGCGTACGCGGAGTTGACCGAACTCTTCGGGAAGCCGGAGGAGCTGCGACCGGTGGTGCAGGGGATGGCACCACGCGGCGTGGACACGGTCGTACGGGCCGTCATCGACCCGGCGGCCGGAGCCGTCCTGTCGTTCGGGCTCGCCGGAGCCGCCTCCCAGCTGCTCGGCGACATGGCGCACCGGCTGGTTCCGGTCACCGACCGGGACGCGACCTCGCTGGTCCGGTCGATCCGGACGGCACCGCTCCTGTTCGGCTGGCGCGGCTCGACGCCCGTGGACACACCTGCGCTGGAAGAGCTGCTGCTGCGTGTGTCACGGCTGGTCGACGACCACCCGGAGGTCGTGGCGGTGACCCTGGAGCCGGTCGTCGTCGCACCCCAGGGCCTGAGCGTTCTCGGCGTCTCCGTCCGCCTGGCCCCGCCACCCGTCCGCGACGACCTCGGCCCGCGCACGCTCCCCGTCTACTGA
- a CDS encoding DUF5998 family protein, with protein MAKTSTTTQGLRAAIERSGYYPALVAEAVEAALGGDSIRSFLVHQETTFDQNEVRRHVTVLVLTGNRFIVSHTDEQAADSTSPTPYATTSTESVKLGRISSVVVSRVVANPEKYTVGTLPREVVLTIGWGAVSRIDLEPAACGDPNCEADHGYTGSSTADDLSLRVSEAGDGPETVRQALAFAQSLSEATADTTR; from the coding sequence ATGGCCAAGACCAGTACGACGACCCAGGGGCTGCGAGCGGCGATCGAGCGCAGCGGCTACTACCCGGCCCTCGTGGCCGAGGCGGTGGAGGCCGCCTTGGGCGGCGACTCCATCCGGTCGTTCCTGGTCCACCAGGAGACGACGTTCGACCAGAACGAGGTGCGGCGGCACGTGACCGTGCTCGTCCTCACCGGCAACCGCTTCATCGTCAGCCACACCGACGAGCAGGCGGCGGACAGCACCTCCCCGACGCCGTACGCGACGACGTCGACGGAGTCGGTGAAGCTCGGCCGGATCTCGTCGGTCGTGGTCAGCCGGGTGGTCGCCAACCCGGAGAAGTACACGGTGGGCACACTGCCCCGCGAGGTCGTCCTCACCATCGGCTGGGGCGCCGTCTCCCGCATCGACCTCGAACCCGCCGCCTGCGGCGACCCCAACTGCGAGGCCGACCACGGGTACACCGGCAGCTCGACCGCGGACGACCTCAGCCTGCGGGTGAGCGAGGCCGGGGACGGACCGGAGACGGTCCGCCAGGCGCTCGCCTTCGCCCAGTCGCTCTCCGAGGCGACCGCGGACACCACCCGCTGA
- a CDS encoding M16 family metallopeptidase encodes MPMGHTATDQAGTGGLTATEHRLANGLRVVLSEDHLTPVAAVCLWYDVGSRHEVKGRTGLAHLFEHLMFQGSGQVTGNGHFELVQGAGGSLNGTTSFERTNYFETMPTHQLELALWLEADRMGSLLAALDDESMENQRDVVKNERRQRYDNVPYGTAFEKLTALAYPEGHPYHHTPIGSMADLDAATLEDARAFFRTYYAPGNAVLSVVGDIDPEQTLAWVERYFGSIASHDGKPAPRDGSLPEIIGSQLREVVKEEVPARALMAAYRLPHDGTREADAADLALTVLGGGESSRLYNRLVRRDRTAVAANFGLLRLAGAPSLGWLDVKTSGDYEVPVIETAIDEELARFAEEGPTAEEMERAQAQLEREWLDRLGTVAGRADELCRYAVLFGDPQLALTAVQRVLEVTPQEVQEVAKARLRPDNRAVLVYEPVAGETAEDADPPQDPEAEATIEAGDDTTEAAK; translated from the coding sequence ATGCCCATGGGTCACACGGCCACAGACCAGGCAGGCACCGGGGGCCTGACTGCGACCGAGCACCGCCTGGCCAACGGCCTGCGCGTGGTGCTCTCCGAGGACCACCTGACCCCGGTCGCGGCGGTCTGCCTCTGGTACGACGTCGGCTCACGCCACGAAGTCAAGGGACGCACCGGCCTGGCTCACCTTTTCGAGCACCTGATGTTCCAGGGTTCGGGACAGGTCACGGGGAACGGGCACTTCGAGCTGGTGCAGGGAGCGGGCGGCTCGCTCAACGGCACCACCAGCTTCGAGCGCACCAACTACTTCGAGACCATGCCCACCCACCAGCTGGAGCTCGCCCTCTGGCTGGAGGCCGACCGCATGGGTTCCCTGCTCGCCGCCCTCGACGACGAGTCCATGGAGAACCAGCGGGACGTCGTCAAGAACGAGCGCCGTCAGCGCTACGACAACGTGCCCTACGGCACGGCGTTCGAGAAGCTCACCGCCCTCGCCTACCCCGAGGGCCACCCCTACCACCACACCCCGATCGGCTCGATGGCCGACCTGGACGCGGCGACCCTGGAGGACGCGCGCGCGTTCTTCCGCACGTACTACGCGCCGGGCAACGCGGTCCTGTCGGTCGTCGGCGACATCGACCCGGAGCAGACGCTCGCCTGGGTCGAGAGGTACTTCGGGTCCATCGCCTCGCACGACGGCAAGCCCGCACCCCGGGACGGTTCGCTGCCCGAGATCATCGGCAGCCAGCTGCGCGAGGTCGTGAAGGAGGAGGTGCCCGCGCGCGCCCTAATGGCGGCCTACCGGCTGCCGCACGACGGCACGCGCGAGGCGGACGCCGCCGACCTGGCACTCACCGTCCTCGGCGGCGGCGAGTCCTCCCGCCTCTACAACCGTCTCGTACGGCGCGACCGTACGGCCGTCGCGGCCAACTTCGGCCTGCTGCGGCTGGCCGGAGCGCCCTCCCTGGGCTGGCTGGACGTGAAGACCTCCGGTGACTACGAGGTGCCGGTCATCGAGACCGCGATCGACGAGGAGCTCGCCCGGTTCGCCGAGGAGGGCCCCACCGCCGAGGAAATGGAGCGCGCGCAGGCCCAGTTGGAGCGCGAGTGGCTCGACCGGCTCGGCACGGTCGCGGGCCGCGCCGACGAACTGTGCCGTTACGCCGTCCTGTTCGGCGACCCGCAGCTCGCCCTCACCGCCGTCCAGCGCGTCCTGGAAGTGACACCCCAGGAGGTCCAGGAGGTCGCCAAGGCCCGCCTGCGGCCCGACAACCGCGCGGTGCTCGTCTACGAGCCCGTCGCGGGAGAGACCGCCGAGGACGCCGATCCCCCGCAGGACCCCGAGGCCGAAGCCACGATCGAGGCCGGCGACGACACCACGGAGGCGGCCAAGTGA
- a CDS encoding M16 family metallopeptidase, with amino-acid sequence MTELTTMEFHPQPQAGEARPWAFPAPERGALGNGLTVLRCHRPGQQVVAVEVLLAAPLEAEPAGFEGVATIMARAFSEGTDKHSAEDFAAELERCGATLDAHADHPGLRLSLEVPASRLAKALGLLADALRAPAFADSEIERLVRNRLDEIPHELANPSRRAAKELSKELFPATSRMSRPRQGTEETVEKIDSAAVRAFYDRHVRPATATAVVVGDLTGIDLDALLGETLGAWTGSGGESRPVPPITADDTGRVIIVDRPGSVQTQLLIGRVGRDRHDRVWPAQVLGTYCLGGTLTSRLDRVLREEKGYTYGVRAFGQVLRSAPDGSGAAMLAISGSVDTPNTGPALDDLWKVLRTLAEGGLTDAERDVAVQNLVGVAPLKYETAAAVASTLADQVEQHLPDDYQATLYQQLAATGTVEATAAAVSAFPVDRLVTVLVGDAAEIKEPVEALGIGEVTVVAAE; translated from the coding sequence GTGACCGAGCTCACCACGATGGAGTTCCACCCGCAGCCCCAGGCCGGCGAGGCAAGGCCCTGGGCCTTCCCCGCCCCGGAGCGCGGCGCGCTCGGCAACGGCCTGACCGTCCTGCGCTGCCACCGCCCCGGCCAGCAGGTCGTCGCCGTAGAGGTGCTCCTGGCCGCGCCCCTGGAGGCCGAGCCGGCCGGTTTCGAAGGCGTCGCCACGATCATGGCGCGGGCCTTCTCCGAGGGCACCGACAAGCACTCCGCCGAGGACTTCGCCGCCGAACTGGAGCGCTGCGGCGCCACCCTCGACGCGCACGCCGACCACCCGGGTCTGCGCCTGAGCCTCGAAGTGCCGGCCTCCCGCCTCGCCAAGGCGCTCGGTCTGCTCGCCGACGCCCTCAGGGCACCCGCCTTCGCCGACAGCGAGATCGAGCGGCTGGTCCGCAACCGCCTGGACGAGATCCCGCACGAGCTGGCCAACCCCTCCCGCCGAGCCGCCAAGGAGCTCTCCAAGGAGCTGTTCCCGGCGACCTCGCGCATGTCGCGCCCGCGCCAGGGCACCGAGGAGACCGTCGAGAAGATCGACTCGGCGGCCGTACGCGCCTTCTACGACCGGCACGTCAGGCCCGCCACGGCCACCGCCGTCGTCGTCGGCGACCTCACCGGCATCGACCTGGACGCGCTGCTCGGCGAGACCCTGGGCGCCTGGACGGGCTCCGGGGGCGAGTCCCGTCCGGTACCGCCGATCACCGCCGACGACACCGGGCGCGTGATCATCGTGGACCGTCCCGGCTCGGTCCAGACGCAGCTGCTCATCGGACGCGTCGGCCGCGACCGGCACGACCGTGTGTGGCCCGCGCAGGTGCTCGGTACGTACTGCCTGGGCGGCACCCTCACCTCCCGTCTGGACCGCGTCCTGCGCGAGGAGAAGGGCTACACCTACGGTGTGCGCGCGTTCGGCCAGGTCCTCAGGTCCGCCCCGGACGGCTCCGGCGCCGCGATGCTCGCGATCAGCGGCTCCGTCGACACCCCGAACACCGGCCCGGCGCTCGACGACCTTTGGAAGGTGCTGCGCACGCTCGCCGAGGGCGGCCTCACCGACGCCGAGCGCGATGTCGCCGTACAGAACCTCGTCGGGGTGGCGCCGCTGAAGTACGAGACCGCGGCGGCCGTGGCGAGCACGCTGGCCGACCAGGTCGAGCAGCACCTGCCGGACGACTACCAGGCGACGCTGTACCAGCAGCTCGCCGCCACCGGCACCGTGGAGGCCACCGCGGCGGCCGTCAGCGCCTTCCCCGTGGACCGTCTGGTGACCGTCCTCGTCGGTGACGCGGCCGAGATCAAGGAGCCCGTCGAGGCCCTGGGGATCGGCGAAGTCACCGTCGTGGCAGCCGAGTAG
- a CDS encoding HPr family phosphocarrier protein, producing the protein MAERRVNVGWAEGLHARPASIFVRATTAAGIPVTIAKADGNPVNAASMLAVLGLGAQGGEEIVLASDAEGADAALDRLAKLVSEGLEELPETV; encoded by the coding sequence ATGGCTGAGCGCCGCGTCAACGTCGGCTGGGCCGAGGGCCTCCACGCCCGCCCCGCATCCATCTTCGTCCGGGCCACCACGGCCGCAGGTATCCCCGTGACGATCGCCAAGGCCGACGGCAACCCCGTCAACGCGGCCTCCATGCTGGCCGTCCTGGGCCTGGGCGCCCAGGGTGGCGAGGAGATCGTCCTCGCCTCCGACGCCGAGGGTGCGGACGCCGCACTCGACCGTCTGGCCAAGCTGGTCTCCGAAGGTCTCGAGGAGCTCCCCGAGACCGTCTGA